One Paenibacillus riograndensis SBR5 DNA segment encodes these proteins:
- the rbfA gene encoding 30S ribosome-binding factor RbfA, with translation MSKIRAGRVGEQIKKELSQLIQSGLKDPRIGFVTVTGVDVTNDLSQAKVYLSVFGDEEQVTGSLKAIEKANGFLRSELGKAIRLRHTPELIFKIDESVAYGSHIEKLLGEIGKNEES, from the coding sequence ATGTCTAAAATTAGAGCAGGACGGGTTGGCGAGCAGATTAAAAAAGAACTCAGCCAGCTGATCCAAAGCGGACTTAAAGACCCGCGCATCGGGTTTGTAACTGTAACAGGCGTAGATGTGACGAACGATTTGTCACAGGCCAAAGTATACCTGAGCGTTTTCGGGGATGAAGAGCAGGTCACAGGTTCCCTAAAGGCGATCGAGAAAGCCAATGGCTTTCTCCGCTCGGAGCTTGGCAAAGCGATCCGCCTGCGCCATACACCTGAGCTGATCTTCAAGATTGATGAATCCGTTGCTTACGGAAGCCATATCGAGAAGCTGCTTGGCGAAATTGGCAAGAATGAAGAAAGCTAG
- a CDS encoding bifunctional riboflavin kinase/FAD synthetase — MRTITLSYPIPPETAAKWAQPQVAALGQFDGLHRGHASVIASAVELARKEGVPAAVMTFHPHPKDVMGKGDYDGYLTPAKDKQEILAGMGVDILYIIEFNEQLSRVSPEDFVSVMLLPLQIATAVVGFDFHFGYMGAGDPDRLRELGDGMMNVLTAPPFLIDGQKVSSSGIRKSLQNGDLTLANTWFGRCYHLRGTVVHGEKRGRTIGFPTANVQLEDRYVVPAKGVYAVRVFYQDEVLHGVMNVGVKPTFHEGVTAPSFEVHLFDFAGDIYGQELKVELVSFIRPERKFGSIDALIAQIGEDANTAKSLLEEES, encoded by the coding sequence GTGAGAACCATAACCTTAAGCTATCCGATACCGCCGGAGACCGCGGCGAAGTGGGCACAGCCGCAAGTGGCTGCCCTGGGTCAGTTTGACGGGCTGCACCGGGGACACGCCAGTGTCATTGCATCCGCTGTTGAACTGGCCCGCAAAGAAGGCGTACCGGCTGCAGTCATGACTTTCCATCCGCATCCCAAGGATGTCATGGGCAAAGGAGATTATGACGGATATTTGACCCCGGCGAAGGACAAGCAGGAGATTCTTGCCGGCATGGGTGTCGATATTTTGTATATTATTGAATTCAACGAGCAGTTGTCCCGGGTAAGTCCGGAGGACTTTGTGTCTGTGATGCTGCTGCCGCTGCAGATTGCAACTGCCGTGGTGGGCTTTGATTTCCATTTCGGCTATATGGGCGCAGGTGATCCTGACCGGCTCCGTGAGCTGGGGGATGGGATGATGAATGTCCTGACTGCTCCTCCGTTCCTCATTGATGGACAGAAGGTAAGCAGCTCCGGGATACGCAAGAGTCTCCAGAATGGTGATCTTACCCTGGCGAATACATGGTTCGGGCGCTGTTATCATCTGCGGGGAACGGTAGTTCATGGAGAGAAGCGCGGACGCACTATAGGTTTTCCCACAGCCAATGTGCAGCTCGAAGACCGGTATGTTGTTCCCGCCAAGGGGGTATATGCGGTCAGAGTCTTTTATCAGGACGAAGTTCTGCACGGGGTAATGAACGTTGGTGTAAAGCCAACCTTCCACGAAGGGGTAACAGCGCCCAGCTTTGAGGTGCATCTGTTTGATTTTGCAGGAGATATCTACGGGCAGGAGCTTAAGGTCGAGCTGGTTTCATTCATCCGTCCTGAACGCAAGTTCGGCTCCATTGATGCCTTGATCGCGCAGATTGGCGAGGATGCCAACACTGCCAAAAGCCTGCTGGAAGAAGAATCCTAA
- a CDS encoding DHH family phosphoesterase, which translates to MQSYEQSLQQTRKFLLEHDDYLVVSHIQPDGDAVSSTLAVGWLLSCLGKKYTMLNEGPIPQRMEYLWHAGEIANLAEGDLAREYSRVICVDCADFQRVGLTQRHFASDALIVNIDHHPTNNGYGSVNLIKPDAAATAEILFDLLKTFEVEWDIDIATALYTGLLTDTGGFRYSNTSPKVMAAVSELLELGVNGPMLAETLLEEMTLGQVKVLNRALSTLQLSPEGDIAWVSITPQDMLDCEAANEDLEGIVNYPRNIRGVEVGILFKVIHERAVKASFRSAGKVDVAALAQVFGGGGHTRAAGARIDATLEDAIPLVLQEVRRHL; encoded by the coding sequence ATGCAGAGCTATGAACAAAGTCTCCAGCAGACCCGTAAGTTTCTGCTGGAACACGACGACTATCTTGTAGTGTCGCATATTCAGCCGGACGGAGATGCAGTCAGCTCCACCCTCGCGGTGGGCTGGCTTCTCTCATGTCTGGGCAAAAAATATACTATGCTGAACGAAGGGCCGATCCCGCAGCGGATGGAATACTTATGGCATGCCGGTGAGATTGCCAATCTGGCAGAAGGGGATCTGGCCCGCGAGTACAGCCGTGTCATTTGTGTGGATTGCGCCGATTTTCAGCGTGTAGGACTGACCCAGCGCCATTTTGCCTCCGATGCCCTCATCGTAAATATTGATCATCATCCTACGAACAATGGTTATGGCTCCGTTAATCTGATTAAGCCTGATGCTGCTGCAACTGCGGAGATTTTATTCGATCTGCTGAAGACATTTGAGGTCGAATGGGATATTGACATCGCGACAGCCCTCTATACCGGACTGCTTACGGATACCGGAGGCTTTCGCTACAGCAATACTTCCCCTAAAGTGATGGCGGCGGTATCTGAGCTGCTTGAGCTTGGTGTCAATGGACCAATGCTTGCGGAAACGCTGCTGGAGGAGATGACACTGGGACAGGTCAAGGTGCTGAACCGGGCGCTGAGTACTTTGCAGCTCTCCCCGGAAGGCGACATAGCCTGGGTATCCATAACACCTCAGGACATGCTGGATTGCGAAGCCGCAAACGAAGATCTTGAAGGCATCGTTAATTATCCGCGCAACATCCGGGGTGTGGAGGTAGGAATTCTGTTCAAGGTTATTCATGAGCGTGCCGTAAAGGCGAGTTTCCGGTCTGCAGGTAAAGTAGATGTTGCCGCTTTGGCGCAAGTGTTTGGCGGAGGCGGACATACCCGGGCTGCAGGTGCGCGTATCGATGCGACACTGGAAGATGCTATTCCATTGGTGCTTCAGGAGGTCAGACGTCATTTATGA
- the truB gene encoding tRNA pseudouridine(55) synthase TruB, producing the protein MSELTGVLAVYKPAGFTSHDVVAKARRILGMKRIGHTGTLDPQVTGVLPLCLGRATRVVEYIQELPKEYVATLRLGLSSDTEDLTGTITETVDEVHVTEAEVLAVLKSFQGVISQVPPMYSAVKVDGKRLYELAREGKTVERKSREVEIYEIEMTGMIWNGNHPDVTFRVLCSKGTYIRTLCVDIGRALGLPGVMVKLERTMSAGISASHCLTLEQIAEYKEAGTLEAHLIAADEAVSHLPRHTVMDGKKKAALQGQRLSLRHVAPEVQHNGHFRLYDEQGGFLGIYVLEETGAIAPVKVFAQA; encoded by the coding sequence ATGAGTGAGCTTACAGGTGTGCTGGCTGTCTATAAGCCTGCTGGCTTCACTTCACATGATGTTGTCGCCAAGGCCCGGCGCATTCTCGGCATGAAGCGGATCGGCCACACGGGAACGCTTGATCCTCAAGTGACCGGTGTCCTGCCTCTTTGTCTTGGACGGGCAACGCGTGTCGTGGAATACATCCAGGAACTGCCTAAGGAATACGTAGCCACGCTGCGTCTCGGCTTATCCAGTGATACCGAGGATTTAACCGGAACGATTACGGAAACCGTTGATGAGGTGCATGTTACGGAAGCCGAAGTACTCGCAGTGCTTAAATCTTTTCAGGGTGTGATTTCTCAGGTTCCACCGATGTATTCCGCTGTCAAGGTTGACGGGAAGCGCCTCTATGAGCTGGCCCGGGAAGGCAAAACCGTTGAGCGGAAGAGCCGTGAAGTGGAAATCTATGAGATTGAAATGACCGGCATGATCTGGAACGGTAATCATCCGGATGTTACGTTTCGTGTGCTGTGCTCCAAAGGCACGTACATCCGTACCCTATGCGTGGATATCGGCCGGGCGCTTGGACTTCCCGGTGTCATGGTGAAGCTTGAGCGGACGATGTCTGCGGGGATATCAGCAAGCCATTGCCTGACCCTGGAACAGATCGCTGAATACAAGGAAGCAGGCACCCTGGAGGCGCATTTGATTGCGGCGGACGAGGCGGTCTCCCATTTGCCCAGACATACAGTGATGGACGGGAAGAAAAAAGCAGCGCTCCAGGGGCAGCGTCTGTCTCTCCGTCATGTGGCTCCTGAGGTACAGCACAATGGGCATTTTCGGCTTTATGATGAGCAGGGCGGGTTCCTGGGGATATATGTACTGGAAGAAACGGGAGCCATCGCGCCTGTAAAAGTATTTGCACAAGCTTGA